A window of Agelaius phoeniceus isolate bAgePho1 chromosome 25, bAgePho1.hap1, whole genome shotgun sequence genomic DNA:
GAACACCAATTGGGACCCAAAGTAACCATATTTACCCCCTCAAACTCACGTTTTCCATGTTTTTTATGGCTATGTAAATCAGGACTGTGGCTGACCTGCATAAGACATCCATCAGATCAGATTCCAGATGGGAGTTAGGTGATGGGCTGGAAGGGCAcgtgctcccagagctgcaggcagggagctcAGGGAGGGGCTGACACAGAATTGTGCCTTTGTTGACCTCTTCTCCCTCTTGCTCCCCCAAATGTATTTTCCCCCATCTGGGGACATTGTTTCATTGGTATTGATgcaatattttgtttcttaCTCTGCTGTGAGGAGTGGTTTTATAAGTTTTTCCCCTATCAATCAATATCCAGTGAATTGTTTGTTACTTCAATATTTGCTGAGCAAGTTCCAGGCCAGCCAATTTCTGTCTTTGTTTGAGCAGGTGAGTGAGGCTGTGCCTgagcaggctgcagagcagtgacTTTGATTTCAGATTTGTTGCTTCCTGGGCACTGCACAGACTTAGAGAACcccagaatgatttgggttggaaggagccttaaagctcatcccatcccacgccctgccatgggcagggacaccttcactgtcccagctgctccaacctggagcacttccagggctgggacagccacaggtcccctgggcaccctgagcctgcctgtcccagctgtgcctggcaagGAGCAAGCAGAGTGAACCAGACCTTGTTAAACCTTAGCAAAACACAGGTGTAAAACTCATCAGCTGTGATTCTGGAGGGCTCCATATCCATTCCAGCCTTCCTGCCATGGTGTTGCTGTCTTATGGAGCAATTAAATGAATCAATAATAACAACTTTTTAAAAGCACTGGTTAGTTTAAAAGCCTGAGGAGAGAATGACTGTTAATATAATTAGATTTCCAGCTCCAGTTTCCAGGTTAGGATATTATGGACACATTTGTTCCTATCACATTTGCTTTGTGGTTCAGTATGAATTTTCAATAGATGACTTTGTGATAAGAAAGCAGCAGTTCACATGCAATTATATAAACAGTAAGATCAGCCTGGAATTAGCCTGGAGAGTAtaaagcacacacagagcttgtGCTGGGTCACTGCCTCTCCCAGCTCAAGGCAGAATCAGGTTCCTGTAATAGGGAAGAATTCTGCTGACAAGAGGTTGGTCTGTCCAGATTGGTGTTGCAGCTCCAGGGTAAACCAGCCTGTGTAATGGATGGCTTTGCTATGGGAAATTGGCAGCTGGAAGAGACTAGAGGGTGATGTCCAGATATTGGTAGACACTGGCATTTAAAGTTTATCATTTAGAGGCTCTAGAGTAGTTCCTGAAATTGTCTTAAGAGCTAATCAAGGCTTTGTTCTCAGGATCCACCTGCAGGTCTGAGAAATGAGGTCAGCACAACAGACAGATACAGCAGGATGCATTGAGTTGAACTCTTTGCTGATGTTCTTGATTGTAATTTGCTTGAATTTATTATTTAGTTCTTGGCTGTGTTCCCATCTCATCATGCCTCTAAGCCACTGGAAATTGAAAAATCCAGTTTTATGCCTGATACGCACAGCCTTGTCTTTTTGTCTCTTTAACATTTTATAAGATGCTTTCTttagaaaattgttttaaagCAGTGAGATTATTTTATTATCTCTGCTTAATTCTAGAGCTTATGTTCTCTTACATGTCACACTTTCAAATCTTTCAGCTCCTCTTATTTGTTCTGTGTCAGGACTTTATCACTCACTAGTGAGAAATTCCATGTAATGTGCTTTAGTGGGGGGAAAGTGAATTTGTTCTATGCTGTTAATGGCCTCTTTGCCCTTATTCTCTGTTTAATTATTTCAGTAGGGACTGAGATTGGAAAGAAATTGTCAGGCTGTAGCTAGAACTGTAAAGATTACCCCAGGTCTGTGactgtcctggctgctcctgtcccaTGCAGAGGACACGGCTGGAAGGCACATCCCACTTTACCTGTGCTTTGctctgtttgtttgttcttcCCCATCCAGCATGAGTCCCTTCTTTGTGATGTCTCTCCTCTTTGGCCTGATTTTTGGACAAGCAGCATCACTGTGTGCTCCTTCTGAGTACACAATCCATGTGGAGAAGCAGGAATGTGCCTATTGCCTGGCCATCAACACCAccatctgtgctggattctgcatGACTCGGGTATGAGATGTTTCTGAAACAGCCACCACTGCAAACCAAGGCTCTGTTCTCCCACAAAATAGTGTGCAAATTATTTAATTGTAAAAGAGTTTATCACAGGCAGAAAAACTGCACTGTCACCATGTTTTCAAGTTAGCTTTTTGCAAAGGTGGGGATGAAAAATGCCAAGCCTGTGGAACTATGGAGCTGATAACACCAGTGGCACAACAGAGATCTgagtgctgctgccactgcagagcCTCTGGGGGCAGTTTGTGAGGGGCAGATTATATTGGGTCACTCCTAATTAATGTAAATAGCTTAGGTAActtctgctcccactgctgctatcccagctggctgtggggacagctctgcagcagccacaccacTCCTCACAACTTCACTGCTCAACACAGCATTTTGAGTTCCAGCTTGGGCAGCAGGGAGCCAGAAGAGATCACAAAGCACAGGGAACACTCTGAGCCATGTGGATTaattaaaccagaaaaacaagGGGAATGTGCCTGCGTGGGGAGGGAGCCCCAGTCACTATTAGAGCTCTGAACTCAGTAGTaccagagctgggctcaggtgtgagttttggcctctgcACCTCACAGGACGTTTCTGACACACATATGCCTCAGTGAAACAACAcatttctcttctctttgtAGGACAGCAATGGCAAGAAGCTGCTCCTCAAGAGTGCTCTGTCCCAGAATGTGTGCACATACAAGGAGATGCTGTACCGGACAGCGCTGATCCCGGGCTGCCCTCTCCACACCATCCCCTACTACTCCTACCCCGTGGCTGTGAGCTGCAAGTGTGGCAAGTGCAACACTGACTACAGTGACTGTGTCCGTGAGAGGGTCAGGACAAACTACTGCACCAAGCCACAGAAGCTCTGTAACCTGTAAAGCTTTCAGTGGGATGGGGGTGAAATGTACTGCTCTGCTCACACCTCGacagaaataaaactgtttcGTATTCGGTTTGCAAACTGCTGTGCACAAACATTTATTCTGAAGGTGTATTGTTAGTTGATTTAATGAATTGGGTGTTTTGAGACAGgcagaaaagaatgataaaggCTGTATGGTTGTATTGAGAACCCAGATGAATTTACTTTGGAGAAGGAGGAGACAGAACTGTGTGAATGTATCAGCCTTTGCTCACAAATCCCAGATATTTTCTGAAGAGATGCTCAGAGATTCGTTATATTGACATATTTCAGAATTTGATATTGATTTATTTCAGAGTTCACCTATTTCACTTTATATATttcagagtttaaaaaaaaggccATACACACTCTTGGTATtgaacttattttaaaatatactttgaCACATACTTAGAGCCTTCAAATTAGCAGCAGTATTTTTCCATCTATGTATTATTAGTGCTGTTGTCCAGATCTGTGTTTATTGGGAATGCTTCTCTACATGAATGGTATAACCCCCCCTTCCCTGCAGAAACAGAGTTTGAACTACACCTGTCTCTGTGAGCACTGAGGAATCACTGCAGCTTCAAAGCTGGCTGCTCTGTTCTCTGCAAGGGGAGCATGCTACCATCAAATGGAAAGctcaaaaaatctcaaaaaatcccatttttccccacagGTGAACACCCCCCATCCCCCGGGAGTGGAAGGAGAGCTGAGCCCACCCTGTGTGCTGCACATGCACAGGTGAGAGGTGCAGAGACAGGAATAAAGAAAAGTAATGCATGTAATCAATGTAAGCTAACAGCTGCTTCCTTTCCACTGAGATTGCAGCTCCCAAGAAATCACAGACATTAAATTCACACATTGCTTGAAACAGTAAATAAAGGAACCAGAATTCACTGGATACGAATATGAAATTAAACATTCTTAGAAAAGTCCTGCTTTCAGGATTGCAGTTTTCATGACGGTTCCTAGAATCTGATTCTCTGTTCCAAACACCTTCATTTTATTTAATCTGCAGCATAACCTGTGAGAAAGCCCGAGGGAAACTGCTGGTGCCCCCCTGGAGCAAAGGGGTTTGGACTGGATGagctccagaggtcccttccaacctcaaccaACCCATGGCAATTTGAGTATGTGTCACGGATTCTACACAAGGTATGAACTCCAATTATATGTGCATTATTTGGTGATAAAGAAATACCTTAACAGGCAAAGTTTAAAGatttaaatattccaaaaacAAGTTTGAAATTTACAGAAAATCCATAGcatctgcaggagcagccctacTTCTGTAAAACAGATCCCTTACACGTGGTTTAAACAACCCAGTCATAGCTAATTTTGTACAAGGCTATTTCTAAACTCTTCGGAGCAGGAGAGGTTAGTTACAAttaaattacaaacactttctGGTGGTGAGAATCTGGTATTCCCAGCCCCTTCTGTGTATCACACAGATGAGCTGTGATCTCCCAAGCTCTCCAAGGAAGAGCTGCAACATGAACTGCCGCTCTCCAGTTGGTGAAGAGCACAGGAGTGGTAAAAAAACTTGGGAAATAGGTATTTATTGAACAAAGCTGCCCTTATGGTATCTGGCAAatgccaaagaaacaaagtgttCAGCTTTAAGATAAGCCAGAGCTTTCTCAAGATGTCTGGATTGTTAAAAATACTATTTAGCACAGGAAAATATAATTCTGTTTACTATTAAGCAGCACTTGTacttaggaaaacaaaaagagagtACTTGGCCTATTTATCAGCAGCACTGCTAAGTTATTGTAATGTCCTTTATGGCCTGACAGATATGTCTtcagtacaaacaaaaaaaccaagtcTGCTTCTACGGTTAATGCCTATGGAAAATCATTGAGAGAAAATAACTAATGTGCCTTTTTTTACACTtcagaaaaacccaaactgagACGTTTGCGTTGTGCTAACATATCTATTTAACCAGATGCTTCCATGCCCTCCGAGGTCAGTGTTAGGCATGCTCAAGTTTAAGACCCCCAGGCCCAGTGATAAATCCCTGTTCAGGTGATGATTCCTTCCGGACGTGTTTGTTACCTTCCGTTTATCCCAAGACGGTTTCCACATAACTCAGCCATGGATTTGCAGGCAATCCAAACATCCTCACGCAGGGTCCGTCCCTCAGCCCGGGTGGGGAGAGCACAGAACGGGCTGGGGGGGCCGCGGCTGCTCCCGGCGCTCCGGCCCGCGGCAGGTGCTCGGAGAGGAACAAACTCGGGCGCATTCGCATGTGGAGCacggagaaggagaaggaaaagcaggagaaggagaagcaggagaagcaggagaagAAACCCGCCCTACCCCTGGCGGAGGGAGCGGCCTGAGCTCCGTACCCCCGGGGGCTGCGGCGACACCCCCGGCCCCCAGGGGGCGCTGTGGCAAGGGCTCTGAGGGGCGGCCCCGCCCGTACCGGCCCGTgcccgccggggccgccgctGTTCCCCCGCATGTAAAGCGCCGTGGGCGGCATTGGAGgtggggattctgcccctctgccctgctcaggtgagaccccacctgcagagccgcctccagccctgggcgcccagcacaggaaggagcaGGAACCATTCCAGAGGACGTACCAGGATGATCAGGACGTaccaggatggagcagctctgctgggacgAAAGGCTGGGAAATTTGAAttgtccagcctggaggagagaaaCTTCGGGGTGACCTTATTGAGGCCTTCCAGTACCAGAAGGGAGACTACAAGGGGGATGGCTTCACACACACaacaggtttagattggatagtAGGAAAAAactgttccctgtgagggtggtgaggccctggcacagggtgcccagagcagctgcagctgccccgggatccctggaagtgtccaaggccaggctggacagggcttggagcagcctgggacagtgggaaggagctttaaggtcccttcccgcccaaaccattctgggattgtggccccgccccgcccgcagCGCGAGCAGCCAATGGGGACCGTGCACCGCCCACAGTGGGCGGGGCCTCCCCGGCATGCGGGTCCCTGAGGGGAATTCCGGCGGTGCCGGGTTTGGATCGCGGCGAGTCCCGGTCCTGATCCCGATCCTAATCCCAGTCCCTATCCTAATCCCAGTCCCAATCCTAATCCCAGTCCCGGTCCCCAGTCCGGGGCCCTGCCTGCCTCGCTGGCCGAGGGCTGCTCCGTCTCCTGGAGCCCAGCCGGTGTCCTGGATGCTGCAGGTGAGGCGGGGGCAGCCCCGCggtgccctcagggccggggggGGCTCTGGCCGCGCGGATCGAGTTCTCTCCGGGAGTCGTTTATTCCAGGTTATTTTTATTAGGAAGTTGTTTCAAATTCAAGACACATAGCCGATAAAACGCCACTTCGGAACACATCATAGGGAAGTGAAAGCTAATTTCAGCCACAGAGttaagtttgttttctttcaaagcaAGAGGTAATTCTGCCACAGACTTGGCAGCATGAACCAAAATGCCAGTTCTGTCCAAAATCAGAATTTATGCTGTGCCATACACATTATGCAGGAAGTGGTTAGTGTTTTGGAGAACCTCGTGGCTGGAGCACCAATAGAGAGGAAAAAGATTGAAAAGCTTTATTTATGTACATTTTTCTATGAACAGCATCTGATGCTGTTAATCCATAGCCTGCAAAGGCTGTGCAATACAGCATTTGAGGGCTTAAGACAACTCAATTTCTTTTTCAAGACACATGACACGTGTTTTGTTATAAAACTATCAGTATCAAGACAAGTGAAACACTACTCTTCATTGTAGGGAAGTCACAGGGCTGAGCTtcatcagctgctctgtgatttcTGAGAGGTACCAAAACTGGCTGAGGTTTCCCTGTGACAAAGGAAGCTCCCACTGAAATCAGTAACTTAGAAAAATTAGACAAGGGAGATGTGAATCAGGATGTTTAGAGACACTGTAAGGGCATCAACAACTTACATCTTTATGCTCTAGAACAAACGGACAGGAGAACAAGAAAATGTGTGTGATGTGCTTTCAAAATTCTATCACCTGGAGAGATCTGATCTTTTGTCACTTTCCTCTGACACAGGTGCAAGGGACAGGATAAATGGGTATTTTTGCTGCCTTTTGTGGCAGTAACTGAAAAAATACCTTCAGTTACTAAGATGCAGAGAAAACTGCAATTATATTAAGCACCTCACAACAGCAGGAAACTACAAAAGACCTTTATCCCTGGATTCTGTTAAAGGCACTAGTATATGAATAACATGTTGATTTCCAGCTTAATTTATATCAATAACTTAGAGAACTAAACCACTAACAGGTATTGTCCTGTTCCTGGTATGCAGTGCAAGTATCCCCTAAACCTAAATAACTGCAACCCTAGAGCTTATGCAGGAATGCtcagaaaattaatgctttctttagaggaagaaaaaaacaaatcacaaacccaaaacacttCAGCAGAAAGTTTGGTGGCTCGAGTCTGAATTTATAGAAGGTTTTTTTCTGCcactttttcttgttttcctaaGGCACTCGGGTGGTTTTGTACTTCTGGGGGAGTGGAGGGCTGGGGAAGCAACAGCAGGTTCTGCAAGCTGCCTTGGCATTCAGTGCATCTCCAAGCAGGAGTGGGCATCTTCCAAGAAATCTTACtcaagaaataataaataaaaagataaacTCTGGTCCTGTCATTACATTCTGGTGCTACAACTTTGAGGAATGTATAGATGTGTTTAAAATGAACAGAACATTGTATTATGAGGGGGAATGTAACACAAGGAAATGGCTTTATTTGCAGTCAGTTTCTATCCCTGTAGGACAACAGTCTTGGAACCTGAACCACTGGCTCTGGTGCTATTTTTACTGATTTTCCTGGAAAGCTGGCTTGTCCTGAGTGGCAAAAATGACACTCCACAATTCCAGTACTACCTTGGGACAACACACCCCAGCTGGGCACTACCCCATCATCTCTTCAGAGCACAACCACTGTAGGGACAGTCTCAGGTACACCTGGAGCCAGGAGATTGCTTTGCTGGCTGCTGTGTTAAGCTGATTGCTAAGGTTCAGCTTGAGACCCTCATGGATTTGCTGCCACTGCTCTCTTGGGAACAGGCAGCAGATCAGGGCCCTGTTTCCTGTGCTGCTTCTTGCAGAATGAGGTCCCAGGCCCTGTTTCTAATTAACATCCATTGCTAATCAGCTGTGACAGAGTGACCTAAGCCTCACTTTTTTCTGGTGTGTGATTTcatgtgtccctgccagcctAAAGCTCAGCCTAAAGCTCAGCCTAGACACAGCTCAGTCAGCAGTGCCTGCCATGCCCAGCTCTTagtgcagtgccacagctcGTGGTTGGATGATTGGAAAAGAGAAATCCATGTAAGAGACAGCAAGATGTGACAACTAAACCAGAgacttgcagcagcagcactacCCCAAGTCCTGGAGTGACAGAAAACCGATGGGAGTTTGAGTTTGAGTTTCTTTGGGGAATAAGAgattaaaaatagataaaaggGTGGTATATCCCACACAACACAGAACATATTTCCTGAAATCCCATTTTGTTCCACTGTGTTTCAGTAGAACAAGGAGCCCATGACTTGGAAATTCCAAGGCCTCTTGGACAAAGGTCTATTGGAATGTGTAGTTTAACTGAACTTCTCCCCAATGTATGGAACAAGTGCATCAGGAATCTGAACTGGTGATCACCAGACCTGCTGCCATGGGGGTAGAGTTAGCAAAAAGCTGTTCTCTGAAACTGTGAATTACCTTGAGTAAGCCAAAAATTAAGAGATCCTGAGCCTTTTTTTCTGGGGACAACCTTTCTCCCTTCTAGGCTGGTTCAAAAGGAACATTCTCTTATGAATAAATATgacaaatagaaaaattaaaatatagaaaaaaccAATGTAAACGCAAGCCCTGAGGTATTTCAAGCACACAGTGTAATTTTTATTCCTGACAATCTAATTTATAACTATgcaatctaaaggtgccagtaagaaaaCTTCCTGCATGGCTCTGTAAAAATGTCCCATCTTTCTTTCCTGCCTTCTGCCCCCAGGAGGGGGCGAGAGGTTGAGGTAAGAGCCCCGTGGAAGCTGTGATAGTCACAGAAGCAGAAACTGAGGATATTAAAGTGCTGTGGGTCATTCTCTGACCACTTTCACTCTTGGTTTGGCTTCCACAGGCCAGTTAGATTCTGAGAGATCTGACAAAGGGGCTGCTTTTCTGGACCTAGGCTCCACTCCTGCACCAGTTTGTAGCCACAGTGAGGCTTTTGGGATAAAGAGGCTGCTGAATGTTGATTTTAGTGGCCCCTTGAACTCACAGCTGGGATTTTTGGTCTATCTCAGCCTAGCTTGGGAAGCTTAAGCACACTCTGCACTGCAGTTGGTCCCAAATGACTGCCTGGTCTTGCCAGCTTCCCAcccctttccccctcttcctATAGCCTGGATTTCCTTGGATGTGTTTTCTCCCCCAGAGCTTTCTGCATTTGCATGAAGGGTCCAGTcctacaaaaaataaataccCAGTCTCTGCATGACAGTGAAGTCAGTGGGTCCACTCTTTAAGTTTGCTGGAGCAGACCCTTAGGCattaattgggttttttttttttttaaataaagtacAATTTTATTAGTTCTGCTCTGTTTGGGCTTTGGAAAATAAAGTCACAAAATGGATCATAGGTCTTTTTACAATGGCATTTGTGCCTCTGCTAATTCTTGGCAAGCAGAGGCTCAGTGTGAGAGGGCTCTGAGCACTGGTCCCTGAAGGATGTGCACACACAACGTGTTCCACCTGCAGATATTCACCTGGACAGGCACTGCACATCCAGGGACCTGCTCACATCCAGAGCTGTTTGTAAGGAGACACATGCAAATGCTTACACAAAGTCTATACATGTGTAAACTCTTAATTGCACATATACAaacattaaaaatcaaattagtCTTAGATGCACCTTTGctcttttttcattaaaaaggaCATTTTAAACCCCTTGTTTTGTTCACTTCAGTTTTACTGTAACTAATACAATTCACCTGATCACCTAACGGGATATTTTCCTCTCAGTATGTTAAAACACTGATTAAAATGCATTACAATTATTAAATTGGGTAGAAGAGCACTTCTTGTAAGCTTAGTCTGGAACTCCTGGGGCACAGTTGTGCAGTGACAGTTTTAGATCATTTCTCTCATGTTACGGATGGTACAGCACAGAACCATGCTGAATATCATGCCAAAGATCTAGAAGAGAAGGGATGTGATTTAGGGATCCACTTACAAAACAGTTATAAAACAATTTGCATCTCAGACAATCTGAAGGTCCCTATGGCAGAGTAGTGACTGCTTCCATCTACAAACCCCAACACATCAGACAGTGAACATGGAGGAGGTTGCACTGATTTTATCAGCTCACACTGGTTTCACTGTACTTTGTTCTAAATGTCCAGCCAAGCACAACTGCCCCAAATATTAATGTTACTATCATCAATGTAAGTCACATAATAACTGGTGAGAATAATATTGGTGGTATCCTGGTATTTCACTGGAGTGTTCTGAGTTTCAGAATGCTTTTACATGGAGTAGGACATAAGAGTAAGAGCAGAGGGTGATtgcagagcccccagagctggtgctgagctCTGAGTAGTTCCTGTGCTCAAGAGCAAGACTGTGCCTTAAATCTAAACCCCAGCTCGTGTCAGGGAACTTGGTCAGCAGAGGGAATGACAAAAGCAGAGAACAGTGGGTGttggcagagctctgctttcTGGCCACAGCTCAGTTCCCCAAAGCAGCTGCCTCCTGAGCCTGCACTGCTTGGGGTGTGAGATGGGCACTTAAAGCACTGGGTTCATGGCCCTAAGGAtgggcacagctgagctctCACAGCCCAGCAAGTGGCAGAAACAAGCACAGACAAAGGTGCAGGTgcatttctgctgctgaagAGGTTGTGGTCACTTCAGGACCTTTGCTGTGTCTGAGGTGGGGATCCAAGGGGAGATGATCTCAGTTCTGGTGTGTCCTTGATGTTCCTGATCTCTGTCCCACCCCCACTGTATTTTTGAGTCCCTTCCTGTCTCATACAAACCCCAGGACTGTTCCATATGCACAGCATGATTTCTGTTACCTGCAGAAACCCTTCAGCTGCTTTTCAGTGTCCACTGTGAATGTCCTGCTCTTCCCAGCAGCTAAGGGAGTGTTTCTTTACTAATACTGTGGCTCCTcatgctgctgtgtctgagtcTGAACGAAGTCATGGCCCAGACTAAAGCCTGGAGGGCCCCagcctgccagccctgctgtgttcTTGGGACAGGGTGACATCTATTGGTCACAGCTCTGTGGGTACTCTCTATTCCTCATGAAAACTAAGGAATGTATCCTAAAGGATTGAAAGCATCAGACTGCAGTTCTTTTGGAATACAGTAAATGCTGCTACAGCTTTTCGattggttttgcttttccatTTGGTTCATGTGcactctgctctcctgctcttaGAACAAAAGAAGATTACCATCACTTTGGACCCTGTCTAAAGACACCAAATGAACTTGAAAAGCACAGTCACACAGCTCTGCTTGCACTGATGGGGGCAATTCCCAGGGAGAAGACACACTGGAAGCAAGAAGAATTGAGGAATCTCACCAGCTGCTGCAAAACACCTTCCACAAATCTTTGAGTAAGGGGCAGGGTACTGGGCTCAAGGAAGATTGGAGCAATGGATTTACTCACTGTGATGCTAGCAATTGCAATTCCAACAATTCCAACTAAGCGCAGCTGAGTATCAATTACATTCTGAATTTCAGCCAGGCAGTtctgttaaaaacaaaatctttttttatgTCTGGAAATCTATATTTCAATCAATTCTATCAACTGTTCTCACTAAGCAATGGATAAACCCAAAAATATTAGTGCAGTCACCATCCTAATTCCTGCATCTAAACCTTGGGTTTTGCTGGATAATTTTCCCAGCATCTTCCCTTTCCTGGTGAGGCATCTGTACCTCTTGCCTGGAGAGGCTGACACATGCAAGTCATTTTCTTACACTCAGTTTTCTCCCTAAATTTAAACTCCTTTATATAACAGGCCATGCTAAATCAGGAGGTTTGGTGCTTCATTTTGACATTGAACTCACAAGCAGATTccagaaaagacagaaattacagaaatatCTTTCTTG
This region includes:
- the TSHB gene encoding thyrotropin subunit beta, yielding MSPFFVMSLLFGLIFGQAASLCAPSEYTIHVEKQECAYCLAINTTICAGFCMTRDSNGKKLLLKSALSQNVCTYKEMLYRTALIPGCPLHTIPYYSYPVAVSCKCGKCNTDYSDCVRERVRTNYCTKPQKLCNL